ttcattctttttttctaggaAGTCACATGTGTTATTTTCTCTGCCCAAACTGCTCATTTTTATCAATCTAAcagctattcattttttttagaaattcagCTTATACTTCTCTTTCCCTGGGAAATCTGACTTACCAGTGTCTGACTTAGAGTCCCCTACAAACAGAACAATTGTGCTGATATTGATGTTGATTTTCCCCATCAGATCACATAGTCCTTGAGAACAGGGGCCCAGTTGTGAATCCCCAGTGCCTAAAACGATACCTGCCACTTGCAGATGTTCAATAAACTGGCCCAACCTGACTGATAAGGAATCCGGTGGCAGTGGAAGAGATGATTCCTGCAATGAGCCCAAATCCCCTTGAGATTCCCATGAGGAAACTTGCATATCTGTGGAGAGATGATTTTATAGATGATTTTATATAGAAAGCTGCCTACATCTTTTCAGTAACTCAACACTAATGCCGTTCAGCTCTAATAGCAAAGTCATTTAGACTACTGCAAATTTTTTGTTCACTTCAACACAGCTCAGGCAATATCAGTTTGCAAATCCTGAAGTCACTTATCTATCAACTcaacatctgactctttgggaccccatggactgtagcccacccggctcctctgtccatgggatttcccaggcaagaatactacagtgggttgccatttcttactccaggggatcttcccaacccagcgattgaacccgagtctcctgtgtctcctgcattggcatgcgaattcttcaccactgcaccatctgggaagccacagCACCAGCTCAACAGCTAGGAAGCAGTTCTGTCTCCTGGAAGCCCAGGTTCCCACCCCAGTATCTTAGTATAGCAGGCAGTTAGAGCAGGGGACAAGACAACAGACTCTGGAGAGATGGCTTGGGTCCAAATCCTGACTGCCTTTGCATGACCTCAGGCATGTCACTTAACTTTCTTGTGCCTCTATCATCTATCTCTTATAAAGTGAAGATACCAATAAGGCATGTAATTGTGCAGATCAGATGTGTTGAtgtatgagagtgaaagtgaaagtcactcagtcgtgtcagagtcttcgtaaccccatggactacacagtccatggaattctccaggccagaatactggagtgggtagcctttcccttctccagggtatcttcgcaacccagggatcgaacgcaagtctcccacattttggatggattcttcaccagctgagccacaagggaaatccaagaatactagagtgagtagcctatcccttctccagcagatcttcccccaatccaggaattgaccaggggtctcctgcactgcaggcagattctttaccaactgagctatcagagggGGTTGATGTGTGAGAAGTCCTTTAAATAGGGTTCGGCTCATggcaagcatatatatatatatatacatatgtatatggtaGCTAATATCATCAGCACTATGGAAGCTTTTCCAAAACACATACGCATGGGTCCTTTCCTAGAACACACAGTCCAGTCTCAAGTGGGGAATCCAGGGAAGTTTTTCACCTAAATGTTATCAGCCAAGATTGGGCACCATTGCTCTAAAAATGCCTTAAGTCATGGCCACATACTGACATATCTGGCTATTTGTTAGTACTCTGCCATCAATTTGTGCATGTCAAAAACAAGAAGGAGTTACAAAAAGACTGAGTCTAAACCTCCAGAAAGGCCTGGGAAGGGACAAACAGGTAATGATCTTACCGGGGGGCAACATCTAAGGTGTTGATGATGAATCCAGAGTCACACAGGTTACTGGTCCCAGGAATAAGTATCAGCAAAATAATGGTTGTTGTGTAACTGGAAGCCACAAAAGGGAGGGCCACAGCACATAGTGATGGAAGGAGGAGCCCTGGGCAATGGGGACACACTGTCAGGAACCTCTGACCATGTGTGGAAAAGGGATTTGTTAAGTGAGTTTTGCCTAGACTTACCTAAGGATGAAAAGAGTTTTCGGACAGTGATTAATCTAAGAAGATTCCTGGACAGGAGGAAATCTGCCAACTGACCTCCAAGAATTGTACAACTCGCAGCAGCAATAAAAGGCAGGGAGGACAGAACCCCACTCTGAAGGAGGGAAATGTATAGAGTGAGTAGTTATAAGGGTACATATGGCACCAGATTTTATTAGTGACACAGACCAACCATTAGCCCACCCTCCTGATACTCTGAGTTGTTTTAAAGAAATTGGCATCATTTTCTATAAGAAGAACACTGTCTCAGGTAAGACGGCCAGCACTTGCATTATACTGGTCTCCAGAGAGAGCACAATTCATTtctaaaggaaactgaagcatcAGCTAGCATGGCAACGTTTCATAGTGGTTAAAAACACAGATACTGCAGTAGCTCAATCACTGAGTAATTGTGTAATCCAGGGAAGTCTTCTCCCTCTACGTGTCCTCATTTATACACCTATGCAATGGGAATCATTACAAAACCTCTCAATCATTGTGAGGGTTAAAAGAGTGATTATATGCAAAGCCAAAATGTAGTAGGCGGCAGAGAACTATTTCTCCTCTTAGCATTAATGTTCATAAAAGTACAGGAAGCATACTCACGTCTCTGACGTTGACATGGAGCACAGAACTGATATACGTTGGTAGGTATGTTATGATTATGGTGCATAACCAGAAATGGCTGAAAAACCCCGTGAAAATGGCCCAAAGTGGTAGGCATCTGACCATAGACTTTATGGGGACAGATCGTCTAGGAGAACTGGACTGAAAGGAAACATCTTATCAACATGGGTATTAGGACAGGTCAGAGGGTGCCTCTCCTGAGAGCCCCACACCCTACCCTGGAGGTAGGTGTGTGGTCCACAAGTGAAGGGTTGCACGGTACCTGTTGAGCCAGTGAAGACACGATGTGTTCCTTTTCCCTGATGCTTATGCATGGGTGATGCAAGGGGTCATCGTAAATCACTGTGAACCACAGGAGACAGCAGACACAGCcaatgctacctgggaagccaggaccCAGTTAGTTTTCAGGTAGATTTGTGAGCTGGGGGAAGAGAGTTTCCTCTGAAGCAGCATATCTCCCCCCAAAACACACTTGTTAATTCATGGTTATTTCACCATAAGGACCTAAATTTTACCATTTTCCATTTCAACCTATCTACAAATCTCCTTTTGACTAAATGTAGAATGCCATTTCACAATGTCAGAGCCCTCTGGAGAAAGCAGGAGCATGACATACCTTTGCATAGCTGATTAATTACTCTTCAGACTCCAATGGATGCATAAAATTGGTGTGGCAAGGAAAAATTTCCAACACATTTGCAAAAGACAGTGTTATCATATTCAAATGATATATCCATTAtggattttcagaaaaatatttcttaacaGTACCTGATTAACATGTGTGGACCAAAATTGACTTGGGAGTAGCATCATTAATGAGAAAGTCATACTAGCTAGAACCATATTGAATGATACCAATTAGTTAAAACAAAAAGATGGAAACTTGTCTCATTTCTGAGATTTGTCACTTGAAAAGATTCTATTTTAAAGACTCTGTGGATTAATGTTCTTTAAATTCCCTCTAATTACTGGAtttatccattattttatttgtaaagctACAGGTTAGGCATTGTGATAGTACCAAAGTGATGAAAAAATTATGGAATAGATTTCTTGCCTCaatcatctcacaggctagtggAGAGGAAAAAGGGGACATAAATAATTACATGCCAACACAGCCTAGAAAAGAAATTATCAGTAACCATCACAGAGGACAGAAAGGCTTAATCTGATGGGATAAGATTTGGAAATCCCCATATGGAAGGGGACATTTAATTCGAACTTTGCAAGAGAATAGGTAGAGAATATTCTCTATTCTGGTAGAGAATAGGTTAAGGGTACCTTGGCAGAAATAATTATAGGAAAATATGAAGACAAATTGAAAATGTGCTTTACCAGCTTTGACATCTTAACCACATGCGGCAATTAAATGTGGCATTTTAGATGTGGTGGCAGAGATTCTAAGAAGCCTGAGGTGAGCATGTAAGGTTGCACTCTTGATTTCTCAGAAGTCAGCACCATAAAGATGCATTTTCTCTCAAATGGGAAGAATATGGGTCATGGGTGATGTAAGCATGAGAACAAATGCCTGGGAAATGGAAATGTTAGGATTTAAGAGAAAGTGACTCACCAAAAATGTAGAAGATAAAAGGCCAGCCCAAGGCCTGGGAGATTAGTCCCCCCACACAGAGAATGATGAAGGACCCAAATGCTGCCCCTGaagagaagaggaattaaaaaaaaaaaaaactgaggaaaatagCAATGGTTGAATGACTTCCCTAGATGTTATCCCAACACTGAGGTGGCAAATTTAGAATTACTGGgtaatgagagactttattccaGCTCACAGATCTCCCCCAGTAAAGTCATGGAAAataattagaattaataaattatagtGATATGCCACCTGACGCTTCAATGGCTCCTTTAACACCAACAGACCAAATCCAAATCCCATTTGTCATAGAAACTCTCTGTAAACATAGCCCacaatatttctttataattagAGTTACATTCTGGCAGGGGCAATATGAGATTGGCAACAGAAAAGGAAAGTCTTACAAAAACTAATAAGATGAAGTCCTTAACCTTAAGGAGATTTCAGCCCAGTGAATATGAACAAAATTCACTATTAAAGTATAATACACTGTAGACCTTTGAGACTGAACATATTTTTCAGAGACTCACAATAAGAAATGTATTTTGCATGGCAACACAgcatatacacaaatacaaacacacacacttcaaaCAGAAGTTTCATGAATCAATACCAAGCCTTAACGTGTGAAATTCACTTCAAAATTTTCTACtttattctattcatttttattttaaaacacttgtTTTGACCTACTGCATTGATTTTATAACCCCTTCAATGGGTCCCAATAtgaaattttggggaaaaatgtgaaatataaatatgATAGTAAAACTATAATTTTCTATGAAAGTATACGGAGAAATGAGacaggagaaaattaaaattgatgATAAAATCAACAAATTGTTTACACACCCTAAGGTGTGTAGGGTGGATGGAATTTTTGTAGAAAAAGAGAGACTTTAAGTGCACTTAGCATGTAGTGTGACCTGAGCCTTGCTTACAGAGGAATATTAAgtgggaaggcaggaggagaccaTATGGTAaagtatctttcagttcagttcagtcgctcagtcgtgttcgactctgcgactccatgaaccacagcactttATATCCGTGTTATAACATTTTTATCTGTAAGATGGAGGAATACATTGAGACTCCCAGGCAAATTAGCAAAAATGTCCCACCTATGATTTAAGGAGATAACTTGGCTTGATGGAAAGGGAGGTTTGAAGGAAGCAAAGAGGAGAAAGACCAACTGGGAATATTCACAGTTAGAAGAGATGATAACTACACTGGAAGGAGCCAGAATACAGGAGGGTTGTTTTGTAGTAAAAATCTGCAGGATGCAGCCACTCATTGGACCAGGGCTGAGAGGCTTTATGAGCCTCAGTTCTGTTCTTCAAGTATAAGGCAAAGAGCAAGGATGAAGTTAGTCCTTAGTATGATTACACACTCAGAAGGGCACTGCAGTGTGGTGACCCAGAGTGTGCACTCTGGGACCAAACTGCCAGGGCTTAAACCTCACTTCTACCACCTGCTGGCTATTTGCCTCTGGGCAATTTAATTTATCTTTGCATACTTTAATTCCCTCCTGTGTAAAATGAGAGTTTAAAATAGTcatcacagggttgttgtgactATTAGCTTAGAAGAGTAAAGAGCTCAGAAAACTGCACTCTTTAAACTTTACTTTCAAGCCTGATTTCTCTCTTTACCACTGATAGTCTTAATTCTCATTTTATATCTTTGCTAACATGGTGTTTATACAGTTTACTTGATTTTTTCCACTTACGCAAACTCTTAAAGTTCTAAACTTTTCCCTACAATGCTTTTCTGACTGCCCTCACAACGCTCACAATGGTATTTTCTGTCTGAAGTCTTAGTGACTTTACAGCACAGGtatatttatcttatttgttGTGTGACTGTCTTacattgttgaattttttttaaagcacttttctCCCTGTCCCCCAAACCAACCTAGGCATAGAAAGAAAGATGTGGTAGGGTGAAGCAGATTAGAAAGTTGTGATCCATACATTCATCCTTACCTGATCCTGCAATGCTGGTGAGCTTGCTTCGTTCAAGTGGGGGAGCCCATTTTGCCCAAATTGTAAATTGACCTGTCCATGCCATACCCTGAAATGACAATTAGTAAGACTCGATCTCCAGTAGAATTTAGGAACCTGCATCCCACACAGAATGAGAAAGTAACTGGTTACCTGAGCCATGCCCTGGACTGTCCGAATCACAATAACCAGAATCACTCCAAAGTCAGCAGTCAGTGGTGTAAAGAGGGTGAGAAGGGAGGAGATCAGCAAACCAGCACCAAGCATCTGTTTTGCTCCAAATATCCCTGCTAAATAGCCGCTTGGGATCAGAGTTAGTATTATCCCGTAGTTGATGGAGCTAAAGATGATACCCTGAGTTTCTGGACTCCATTCATATACAGAGACCTGGGGTCGGGcgggatggggggagggaggaaggaaaattctttactaagaatttattttataaaaaaatctaatttatagCCAGAgctgcttgtgctcagttgtgtctgactctttgtaactccatggactgtagcctgccagtctcctttgtccatgggatttctcgggcaagagtactggagcaggtgccattttctactccaggggatcttcctgacccagggatcaaatctatgtctcctgtgccttctgcattggcaagcagattctttaccactatgccacctggatTCTGGCCCTCctatataatattaattttggtttttctccattttttactAAACTTAAATATTCCAACTTTTCCAAACAACCCATTATATTCCTAAGTTGATTCTCTTAGATGGAGACAAAATAgagtaaatgaagaggaaaagtgaTAAAGAAATGATTATATAGGTAGTTGATAGGAAGATGTAAATGAAATATAGTGAAAGATCTCCTTTTAACTATTTTGATTCTAGTAAATAATTTGGGTGACATGCTGATTCTCATTTcaaaaaacttcaaaatacatCTTTACTGAATGCTTATCAAAATCAGcccctaaaataaaatttaagcatCATGGTCTATCCTAGCAGAACTGACTTCCTAAAACACATATTACACATTAATAAGACCacatttcttttctgatataacccaataaataatttttggtaGCCACTAGATACATGGCACCATGGTATAAATTGaagagccccaaaacataaaatacaaaatataaaataactataaataaagCAAGATACATGATTCATGTCCGAATTCAAGCTTGAGGATCAACAGCAGTAAAATAGGGACTTTGAGAAGAGGGAAGAACAATTTGGGAAGGTCCCAGGAAGGAAGAAGTACTTGAACCATTCTTTGTAGAATGACTATGATTTGTATAAAGAGAAATAGGAAAACTCATTGTCACTGAAGAAATATACAGCAAAAGTGGACTTGTAGCATTTGGAATGATACACAATGATTAGAAACTAACCAGGACTCTGACTTGCTCAAAGCAAAGACTGCTCCTGAGCCACTGACAGCAGATATGAGTGTGCTGAGAAGCGGGCCAGGTTCTGGAGAAGTGCAGCGTTTCAAGAGAGGAGTTGGCAACTTGAAGGTATCCTGGATTCTTACGCACAGGAGTGTGAATGTGTAGAACGTATAATGGAAGAAAGATTCGAGGCAGAGAGGTCATTATAAATAAACTGGCTCCAAGGtaacaaaatcataaaattagaGGATGATTTTACTGTACATTTAGAAATGTACAGTAAATGATAGTTTAAAGGGAAACATTTAAATGGGGTATAATGATTATTCTCATAGAAATATAAGAGGAACAggtgatattttatttaactcactGGCTAATGAGGAATTGGTAGGATGATACAACTGGTCCAAAGGAGAATTCAAGGAACCACATACTTATAAGCAGGAAGTAATGCTGAAATAGATGttaaatatatggcaaaactgaCTTATTCGACTGAAGGGGAAGTGGAGGAGAGTATCAATTGATTTTCCACAAGACAAAATTCATTTTCAGAGCTATGGGCAAGAATCATTTTATTACTGTTAATATATAGAACTTAGAGTTGTAAAATGGCTCAAGGATAATAAAAGGTACAGAGAACTGCTAAAAATCAGGCAGAAAGATGTACTGAGACAGTGCATAGTTTTTCATTGAAGATATCCAGTAATCTGTTCCTTTCTAGAAGCATCCACaactttttccaatagtcacaccCCCAACCTTGTAATCATAATAATCTCAGTGAAAGACTAATCACAGAGGTAAGCAATATCtcagagaaaaataattccaGATGTTTTTAGTTTGTTATTGATAATTCATATTCTGTACACTACAGAATCAAGATCCAAGTCCTCTTTTCAAACTGGGTTTTCCCTCTCAACAAAGAGCCTTGTTCTCTATTATACTTACTTCTGCTGTATTAAATTCCTTGATGGATCTGTTGGAGTGATTGAAGGTGAATGCAAGAGGTCTTTCTGTGGAGGTATTGAATAAACCAGGCTGCTGAGTTCTATTCACCATGGCAATGATTGCAATGCTCAGACTCACACGCTGGGTTATCATGGTGAAGTTTGAGAAGTGCATGATGAGAGCCAGTCCATAGCGTAACGAACAGAATTCAGGACCTAGAGAATAACACAAATATCTGCAGTGAGTGCCTTTTTCCACTTTTCCCACTGCTAAATCTGAGAAAACTTCAGATGATATTATGCAGTCTCACCATTTTTTCTCACTCAAATAACCATGGCTATAACCCTCCTTTGGCATGATCTTTAGTTTATTTCAAGGTAATAAATCAGAGGTCTTACAGTCAAGAAGATCCTTTTTCAGAGGATTCTTACAATCAAGTAAGGCCTTTTTCAGAGGTGTGGGTAGCACATGAAGATATAGGACAAACTAAATGAAGATATTTATGTCACAGTGTTTCAAAATAAAGTGAATGGGGAAGATAAGGAAGAGTCAGTcacagaacctgagtctcccagcCTCAAGTCTGGGGTCTCATCCATTTCGCTATATTCATTTACCATAAAGTTTGAAAGTTTATACATAGAGAGATGCTTTGAATTAAGCAAATCATATACCCAAGGGTTCTCTTTTAAAATACCTGAGAGATAGTGCATAAATGAGCACATCCACTAACTCCTCAGTGTAATTTTCacttggaaatatttttgatGTATGTCACTAAACTCTGCCTTCACATatactcagctttaaaaaagctAATATGGGGAACCATTTTTACTGTTTGTAGGTGATATGCTACCAGACAAGTTGTCCTATTAGAAGAGCAACACAGTTTTAAAGTCTCCACATAGTGGAACAATGGGCCAATATTGAAAGGGTTTCCATGTGaatgaaagattaaaatttttctctgcaTACTTGGGCAACTGGGactaaagagaaatagaaagagaacttgtgaagaaacacataaaatatactggaagaaagcatttttaatggCCAAATAGGCTCAGGGATAGGATGGGTTGCCTGCAAAAGAATTATTTCCCTATTAATGGAAGTTTCCACACTCAGAGGAAATAACTCCTGGGCAAGTATGTTGTAGCAGGAATTCATACATGGGTGAGTGGGTTTGTTTAAAATGACCTTTCCAGGATTCATTTCATTCCTTATGTCCAAGGATTTATTGATCATTTGACCTAATTTCTCATAGATAACTCAGCTCCTAAGGAAAAAGCAGTAAGTAACAGGATGAGAGGCTGGAGCTGGTCCAATGTTACACTGAGACAGTCTTCACAGTGAGGAGGCTTGAtggaaaaaggaggagaaaggagagcaaGGTTGTATAAAGAGCACTGGAAATAAGCTTCTACTCTTCCATAAGTAGGCTGAGAATGAGAGATGTGGCTTTACTTTTCCTGGTGGAAGGCTTCTCATCCATTTGGCTCCTCTGGGAAATGGTACCACACTTTGTGGTGGAGATTCCCTCTGCCCTGAATCTCTTTTACCACGACAGGCTTTTATCTATGGGGAAGAACAACAATCCAAAACAAGACACACAAACAATTTTTTCATGTTAATGCtgtcttttcccagcatcaatgaaAATTGTGATCCAACACAGCTGTATGATTTACATTTTGCAGTACACTTCCTTATTGTCATGCTTACAGAGGACttgatttttataagaaaatctgACTGTGAGTTCCAGCTAAATGATTTAGAACTAGTCATTTAAATTATCTAACTAGCCATTTCCTGTCCAATAAAAATAAGTCTGATTTCTGAGTGGTGCTGCAAGAATTGAATGAGAAAATTGCAAACCACAGAGAACCATGCAAAGGTAAGAAGTATTATGGCTTGAGGCAGGTCAGAAGACATGAAAGCAAATTTAAGCTAAGAGCTGGAGGAGGAAACTTCCAACTGACCATGTTTCTGTTCTTTCTGTAAAAACAGAACAACATTCACTCAATGGTGTCTTCTTTGAACATGAAGAATGACATTGTGTAACAGATATACATTACTGTAATATGTAACACCTTAAAATGCTTATTCTTGTCTTTGGTAACATAGTTGGGACTCTTTGCTGGGCTGAAAAGTTCTTCAAATCACCTGTAAAATCATATTGAATGAGGGCTTTCTACTacaattacaaataaattcaGCTATTTGAGAGTCAAAGAGAATTCATGACTTCAAATTGGACACATTTAATTTGATATTTATACACTGATCTTCAGGGGattcatacatttatttcttttccatacaATCCTTATTCTAGGAACTTTATCAGTTTTGCAGCCTTTCCTAAACTGAAGCATCCATGACCTCACAAACACATGTATCATACTTACATTGCATCATTCAAAACTTTGCATTCTTTGTGAACATTCATAATCTATGCCCATAGGatgaaaaatgataataaaagagACAGATGAATAATTTTGTCCAAAAACATTATTTGTAGTATTAGTTATTACAGCATAATATTGGAGACAAATTAACCTAACTGTAAGAGTTTAACGAATCAACTTTAATAGATTCTTGCCCTGGactttacttaaaaatatctttgaacATATTGCATAACATTAAGGAAATGCCTGTACTCTAGTGTACAAAGCAGGCACTATGCCTATGTTGATACATGCGCAcccaaagagagagaaacagatttaCACACGTGACAGCAATGGCCTTTTCAGGGTTACAGAACACACCATGGTCACGTTATGATTTTCCATATTTACCAAGTGGTTTttcaaacagttcagttcagttcagttgtgtctgactctttgcgaccccatggacttcagcacaccaggcctccctgtccatcaccaactcctggagcttgctcaaactcatgtccattgagttggtgaggccattcaaccatctcatcctctgttgtccccttctcctcctgccttcaatctttccca
This genomic window from Bos mutus isolate GX-2022 chromosome 23, NWIPB_WYAK_1.1, whole genome shotgun sequence contains:
- the SLC17A2 gene encoding sodium-dependent phosphate transport protein 3 isoform X1 codes for the protein MDEKPSTRKSPEFCSLRYGLALIMHFSNFTMITQRVSLSIAIIAMVNRTQQPGLFNTSTERPLAFTFNHSNRSIKEFNTAEVSVYEWSPETQGIIFSSINYGIILTLIPSGYLAGIFGAKQMLGAGLLISSLLTLFTPLTADFGVILVIVIRTVQGMAQGMAWTGQFTIWAKWAPPLERSKLTSIAGSGAAFGSFIILCVGGLISQALGWPFIFYIFGSIGCVCCLLWFTVIYDDPLHHPCISIREKEHIVSSLAQQSSSPRRSVPIKSMVRCLPLWAIFTGFFSHFWLCTIIITYLPTYISSVLHVNVRDSGVLSSLPFIAAASCTILGGQLADFLLSRNLLRLITVRKLFSSLGLLLPSLCAVALPFVASSYTTTIILLILIPGTSNLCDSGFIINTLDVAPRYASFLMGISRGFGLIAGIISSTATGFLISQDSVSGWRNVFFLAAAVNMFGLVFYLTFGQAEIQHWAKERTLTRL
- the SLC17A2 gene encoding sodium-dependent phosphate transport protein 3 isoform X2, yielding MDEKPSTRKSPEFCSLRYGLALIMHFSNFTMITQRVSLSIAIIAMVNRTQQPGLFNTSTERPLAFTFNHSNRSIKEFNTAEVSVYEWSPETQGIIFSSINYGIILTLIPSGYLAGIFGAKQMLGAGLLISSLLTLFTPLTADFGVILVIVIRTVQGMAQGMAWTGQFTIWAKWAPPLERSKLTSIAGSGAAFGSFIILCVGGLISQALGWPFIFYIFGSIGCVCCLLWFTVIYDDPLHHPCISIREKEHIVSSLAQQSSSPRRSVPIKSMVRCLPLWAIFTGFFSHFWLCTIIITYLPTYISSVLHVNVRDSGVLSSLPFIAAASCTILGGQLADFLLSRNLLRLITVRKLFSSLDMQVSSWESQGDLGSLQESSLPLPPDSLSVRILCLVGGMYFS